A section of the Lynx canadensis isolate LIC74 chromosome A1, mLynCan4.pri.v2, whole genome shotgun sequence genome encodes:
- the LOC115513824 gene encoding olfactory receptor 2H2-like yields the protein MAGGLAVMGDLEANLKVADAMMFGSSELLEAVGGMWEPIFRWALDRHANGTVPDGFILLGFSDNPRLEMTLFMAVSVFYTVTLVGNTTIILLSHLDPHLHTPMYFFLTHLSILDLCFTTSCIPQMLVNFWSSDKTISYLGCAVQLYIFLGLGASECVLLLVMAFDRYVAVCRPLHYAVIMHPPLCHKLAFLVWVSGVFGTLVQSPTTMKLSFCHHHQVDDFVCEVPALIRLACGDTHVNELQISVIGAIFLLGPLLLILVSYGRITQAVLAIQSQNGRIKAFHTCSSHLAVVFLFYCSVTAVYIQPRSHFSQKGGKFLTLFYTVVTPTLNPLIYTLRNKDMKRAFRRLLGKDRMSSEE from the exons GTAGCAGATGCCATGATGTTCGGATCATCAGAATTGCTGGAGGCAGTGGGGGGGATGTGGGAGCCAAT ATTCAGGTGGGCGCTGGATAGACATGCTAATGGCACTGTCCCAGATGGCTTCATTCTCTTGGGCTTCTCGGATAACCCTAGGCTAGAAATGACCCTATTTATGGCAGTTTCTGTCTTTTACACAGTCACACTAGTTGGCAACACCACCATCATACTCCTGTCTCACCTggacccccacctccacacccccatgtacttcttcctcaccCACCTCTCCATCCTGGACCTCTGCTTTACCACCAGCTGCATCCCTCAGATGCTCGTGAATTTCTGGAGTTCGGACAAGACCATCAGCTATTTGGGGTGTGCAGTCCAGCTCTACATCTTCCTGGGACTCGGAGCTTCAGAATGTGTTCTGCTGCTGGTCATGGCCTTCGACCGCTACGTGGCAGTGTGCCGGCCCCTGCACTATGCAGTAATCATGCACCCACCCCTGTGTCACAAGTTGGCTTTCCTGGTCTGGGTAAGTGGGGTTTTTGGCACATTGGTGCAGTCTCCCACTACCATGAAACTCTCCTTTTGCCATCACCACCAGGTTGACGACTTTGTCTGTGAGGTCCCTGCACTGATCCGCCTGGCTTGTGGAGACACACATGTCAATGAGCTTCAGATCTCAGTGATTGGTGCCATCTTCCTGCTGGGGCCCCTCCTGCTCATCCTTGTCTCCTATGGCCGTATCACCCAGGCAGTGCTGGCCATCCAGTCCCAGAATGGAAGGATTAAGGCCTTCCATACCTGCTCCTCCCACCTGgctgttgtttttctcttctactgCAGTGTCACCGCTGTCTATATCCAACCCCGGAGTCATTTTTCCCAGAAGGGAGGGAAATTTCTAACTCTCTTCTACACTGTGGTGACCCCCACTCTCAACCCCCTCATCTATACTTTAAGGAACAAGGACATGAAGCGAGCTTTCAGGAGACTCCTAGGGAAAGACAGAATGTCCAGTGAAGAGTGa